A genomic window from Salvia hispanica cultivar TCC Black 2014 chromosome 5, UniMelb_Shisp_WGS_1.0, whole genome shotgun sequence includes:
- the LOC125190469 gene encoding auxin-responsive protein SAUR71-like — MKKLIRRLSKVGDSSQYWLLRSQSKSESLRKRSSSGGVPEGHLPVYVGDEMERFVVSAELLNHPIFVMLLNKSAQEYGYEQKGVLRIPCHVFTFERVLEALRIGVADAQDLLNSLTDHL, encoded by the coding sequence ATGAAGAAGCTCATCAGAAGATTATCCAAAGTCGGCGACTCGTCGCAGTACTGGCTGCTCAGGTCGCAATCGAAATCCGAGTCGCTGCGGAAGCGCTCGTCCTCCGGCGGCGTTCCGGAGGGGCACCTGCCGGTGTACGTGGGCGACGAGATGGAGCGGTTCGTGGTGAGCGCGGAGCTGTTGAATCACCCGATCTTCGTGATGCTGCTGAATAAATCGGCGCAGGAGTACGGGTACGAGCAGAAAGGCGTGCTGCGCATCCCCTGCCACGTCTTCACCTTCGAGCGCGTGCTCGAGGCGCTCCGCATAGGCGTCGCCGACGCGCAGGACCTTCTCAATTCGCTCACCGATCACTTGTAG